A genome region from Rhizophagus irregularis chromosome 14, complete sequence includes the following:
- a CDS encoding uncharacterized protein (SECRETED:cutsite_VNA-KL; SECRETED:prob_0.9748); SECRETED:SignalP(1-20) has protein sequence MKFLIFFVALLIVNVVNVNAKLTCEEHFGVSLCNECQNEVWDFGRDPSGCGFYDSLFSEIEHSSFFLKYNLTAYNEVITNLCSLDFSCSYEEGKKIWQKVEEKCANELTIYIDWSANPSSLDHTVVSSYATILFYYFSVPEHNSICHKSSGGELCGIEAIKPLVDWLKQEIPEGNVQFSYDQQYVYKKDGTRIQIPMELVGYCGECGKNMIKEYKSWMDKFAVPDVILNKVFGNNLEALKGYFSCPLIL, from the exons atgaaatttcttatttttttcgttgCCTTATTAATTGTCAATGTTGTCAATGTTAACGCTAAATTAACGTGTGAAGAACATTTTGGTGTTTCCCTTTGTAATGAATGTCAAAACGAAGTCTGGGATTTTGGAAGAGATCCATCAGGATGTGGTTTCTATGATAGTTTATTTAGTGAGATAGAACATAGTTCATTTTTCCtaaagtataatttaactGCCTATAATGAAGTCATTACGAACTTATGTTCACTGGACTTCTCATGCAGTTACGAAgagggaaaaaaaatatggcaAAAAGTTGAGGAAAAATGTGCCAATGAATTAACAATTTACATTGATTGGAGCGCAAATCCTTCGTCACTTGATCATACTGTTGTCTCCTCCTACGCCactatacttttttattatttttccgTACCTGAACATAATTCTATATGCCATAAATCCTCGGGGGGTG aattatgCGGTATTGAAGCTATTAAACCATTAGTTGATTGGTTAAAACAAGAAATTCCTGAAGGAAATGTACAATTTTCATATGATCAACAATACGTTTATAAGAAAGATGGAACTCGTATTCAAATTCCTATGGAATTGGTGGGTTATTGTGGGGAATGTggtaaaaatatgattaaggAATATAAAAGTTGGATGGATAAATTTGCAGTACCGGAtgtgattttaaataaagtctTTGGTAATAATTTGGAAGCACTAAAAGGTTACTTTTCTTGCCcattaatactttaa